CCAGCACCTGGAATTTCATGCCGGTGTCGCTCCCGTTCGCTCCGGCCCGGGAACAGCCGGAGGACCGGAAGGAGACGAAAGGGACGATGAAAAGGGACGGCTCCCTCTCCCGGTGTTCCCGCCGGTTTCCCGAATGCGCCGAACCGATTTTCCGGTGCCGTTCTTGCCGTACTCCGCAATGATTCCGAGGGACCCGTACGGCCGTTCTCCGGTCTCGCACCAGGCCCGGAGAACGGCCGTCGGACATTCACCCTCTGGATCCGGAATGGATGCTATCGGCGTCCCGGTGGGGCGGTCACTGGGGAAAACACTGGTCCTGCGCGGGCGTCAGGAGGCGCGCCAGCGCAGCGCCCGGTCGGCGATCCACAGCGAAGCCACCGAGGCGACGGCGAGGACGGCCACGTCCAGGGCGAACGTGCCGTCGATGTCGCCGGTGACGCTGTGCCGGATGGCGTCGGCGCCGTAGCTGGTCGGCATGACGTAGCTGATGACGCGCAGCGCGACCGGCAGGGACTCCATCGGGATGAGCAGCGGGGCGCCCAGCAGCAGCAGGAAGTTGAGCATGTAGGTGACGATGGAGATGAGCTCGATCTTGTCGATGAGGCTGCCGATGACGAGGCCGAGCGCGGCGAGCGGCAGGGCGGTCAGCGGATACACGAACAGCAGCGTCGGCGACAGCGTGAGCTCGATGTCGTAGAGCACCTCCACGGCGAGCAGGGAGGTGACCAGGCCGGGCGCGATGAGCAGCAGCCGGGCGGCGACGAACGCCGTCACGAAGGCCACTTTGCTGATGGGCAGCGAGGCGTAGTACATCATCGAGCCCTCGGCCTTGATGGCGCCGATCCGCTGGGCGATGGCGGTGGTGCCGAGCGCGGCGATGGAGAACACGCCGGAGCCGCTCGCGATGTACAGCAGGCTGGCCTGGTCGGTGAGGCCGCTGCCGATGCGGGAGAACCCGAACACCATGGTCAGCGGCATGAAGATGCCGAAGACCATGTGGACGTGCCAGGACGTCCGCACGATCAGCATGTGCTCGAACCACAGGTACTTGAAGGACGTGCCGAAGGTGGCCAGCCGGGCCCCGAGGGTGCGCCGTGGGACCCGGGTGGGGGCCGGGGCGGTCGAGGGCGCCGGCCGGGGTGTACGGGCGGCGGGCAGGGGGCCGCGCCGGGTGGCGGGCGAGGTGGTCGTGGGCGCGGCGGCGTCGGGTTCGGCACCCGGGGCACCGACGGTGGCGAGTTCCTTGACGGGAGGCGGCTGTTCGGGCGAGTCGGGCGCCCGGTGGGCCGGCTCGGGCTCGGCCGGCTTCTCCGGCTCGCCGACGGGTTCCGGCTTGAGGCTGAGGTAGACGTCCTCCAGCGTGGGCCGGGCGAACCGGAAGTCGTCGACGCGGGTCACCCCGACATCGGTGACCAGGACC
The DNA window shown above is from Streptomyces chartreusis and carries:
- a CDS encoding ABC transporter ATP-binding protein/permease, which produces MVKTDDGPAVEVRDLVRAYRGRGGELIKANDGLTFNVPRGQVFGLFGANGAGKTTLVLQMLGLVRPTSGSITVNGIDVVRHPELVKSTVGFLPQRGLSMRLIEARRALHYTGRLRGQSEADARRQTDELIEELGLGPYADRQVERLSGGLMRLVNFGMTLMGRPELIVLDEPTNELDPHNRRLIWDIVQRRAAEDGTTIVLVTHNVLEAEKAVHRVAVMHGGRITAMGTPGELKEQTGAQARLELFVRDGGSLTEAEAARLGRIGVVSPGDRSGSYLVTAPPDRIQPLLEVLVTDVGVTRVDDFRFARPTLEDVYLSLKPEPVGEPEKPAEPEPAHRAPDSPEQPPPVKELATVGAPGAEPDAAAPTTTSPATRRGPLPAARTPRPAPSTAPAPTRVPRRTLGARLATFGTSFKYLWFEHMLIVRTSWHVHMVFGIFMPLTMVFGFSRIGSGLTDQASLLYIASGSGVFSIAALGTTAIAQRIGAIKAEGSMMYYASLPISKVAFVTAFVAARLLLIAPGLVTSLLAVEVLYDIELTLSPTLLFVYPLTALPLAALGLVIGSLIDKIELISIVTYMLNFLLLLGAPLLIPMESLPVALRVISYVMPTSYGADAIRHSVTGDIDGTFALDVAVLAVASVASLWIADRALRWRAS